A genome region from Drosophila simulans strain w501 chromosome 2R, Prin_Dsim_3.1, whole genome shotgun sequence includes the following:
- the LOC6733726 gene encoding CCR4-NOT transcription complex subunit 1 isoform X3 yields the protein MNVESQLKTPLTHIRNLVKHVNKRNFNESSEQITQFVKEHGLEADRSSLRHLFSVINFSDLVPSVTVQLQAKLLGIQLERQLHSSSFVSNICYAFDQFFASNQKSLKPVAVADLVGQVARLTGINKVCECVFALALTHSSYTELKHSARNNLKGSLSDLIDSYLGNKGTGPADSGLREISFDLLQYLLCCLSEYVQPQVEAQFLVKLREEFPRQAVPLVLAPFLYGSTTATIAGAGASETDAEAEATTNSNSSSFEADALNEVGIEDIYDHLSEIIFTNQGKNNIMDTSWINLILEIGYEFTSSVEECKNHLCSRERERAELQSKDVAKIVGLMCRRHSSLLDCNVNLPTPANFWPGQGQGGGSNSSGSSQTQITPQQQTPGSSNNNDGSDGNSSSDKKDKKETTEATQTWKPDVFVQALKEVVPQLNWKDVCMELDHPEFVLKDRIGLELLLTILRLATGSNIFPHPECIYRHWANTEGQLSLIATMLKNPDLFSFADFVFSQPALDVLKTAPDADNKEISSWKSLHLVEVLLSIADKGYYTQVHELFKFPAQNCPDVLFLALLNTSPPMTPLRQDLFNQLIPTFLGNHPNSNVILASAWSSNNFQLRSNIMNAMSEWYLRGNEFDQVKLSRILDLAQDLKALSALLNARSFLFIIDLACLASRREYLKLEKWLTDKIREHGEPFMQAIIKVLHRRCPQVINAKVPEDQLPPKQAQLLPETVTTMINCLQTCINNCMQPEMVEVIMQMTANVAIMANKARAQQQQQPGLVPPPPPTILRGHRGMDLPGGIVPPPPQQPFSGNLNAQMFGPGMDPLTNMSNNLAGLNLSGPNGAFNFGNMLTSPSRLMTPGANPYPLNLMQMPQAPPPPNVGNLGRMLPGGPQQQTPTPTPTAPNPNNPVMADLQIPVSKEVEDEVNSYFQRIYNHQPNPTLSIDEVLDILQRFKESSNRREQEVFLCMLRNLFEEYRFFCQYPEKELQITAQLFGGIIDRNLVPTFVALGLSLRCVLDALRKPDGSKLYYFGVTALDRFRTRLHTYNKYCEHIRSIPHFSDFPPHLIQYVEYGMHGQEPPPQKLIGLSNTIPSAISSGPGTEPIYRNSSMLGNMPAATPGSGPKSSAAVSHATRMKSIANATNIDTLLVANQEEKVTVPPEPVQDKTAFIFNNLSQLNIPQKCDEIKEIMTKEYWPWLAQYLVLKRASMEFNFHTLYYNFLDALKNGEINRFVTKETLRNIKVLLRSDKGVINFSDRSLLKNLGHWLGMMTLGRNRPILQLDLDLKSLLAEAYHKGQQELLFVVPFVAKILESSAKSRIFRSPNPWTMGIMYVLGELHQEPDLKLNLKFEIEVLCKTLNLELAKLRPVIYLKDPNRTHLIEQMSQPKPKQLEPVASAPALPREQQSPAQPPPPPQQQQPPQQQVPPPPSSADVDAQNAAAMMMAAGGANSTPGSVSSPNLPTDSNQVALPPPEPRYSYVDVNVSNFQLIGQQLVLPPNTPFLHANPGIKHIVVNAVERTITDWLQPIVDRSIRIACATTEQIIRKDFALDADENRMRTAAHQMVRNLAAGMAMITGKDEIARAISQNLHKALLSGLNGMPSMAEIQAAAMQLASENVELVCAFIQKTSAEKAAAEIDRRLSTDFETRKIAREEGNRFVDAQILTYQQERLPEAVRIKVGAAPATLYAVYSEFARSIPGFQQMSDRDIALFVPKPTDLSQPNVFANDDSSMVYGELASKMETFMNTAIGVPTLQIQASKMHMLLNALMATRRLRDQESAFNLLTRAVEGLTEGLVNMHENMEQMKMYQNIHLRILGLLNNSFGAPNTERAVTKCFFDIREEVRYNVEAARALITSHFVNLNQFDGMLRDCMDNGNNYVAISFGIALLERLIMDDRVINIVSDNEFMATVELLGRLTQHRHRYPECIVNAIDTLWSGNFNTSSDYSPFNGNDRYLSGASHYIHSGMHHVRSCDTDDPPGLQEKTEFLLKDWVALYTQQNQQSTRDARNFGAFVQKMNTYGILKTDDLITRFFRQATHICTDVVYRMFAEPSLPINQAKNKIFQWIDAFVHLIAMLVRHSGEAGNPTTKINLLNKVLGIVLGTLIKDHEMRGVSFQQVGYHRFFMMLFMELCTADVILESLMHSIVSAFAYTYHLLNPSVAPGFCFAWLELISHRVFLGRILVQIPGQKGWPLYAQLLQDLFKYLAPFLRNTELGKPVQLLYKGTLRVLLVLLHDFPEFLCDYHFGFCDTIPPNCVQMRNIILSAFPRNMRLPDPFTPNLKVDMLSDSSNAPKVLSSYIMNIQPPNFKKDLDSYLKARAPVTFLSELRGHLQVTSEPGTRYNMALMNALVMYVGTQAIALIRNKNFVPNTSNIAHSAHMDIFQNLAVDLDTEGRYLFLNAIANQLRYPNSHTHYFSCAVLHLFAEANSEAIQEQITRVLLERLIVNRPHPWGLLITFIELIKNPIYKFWDHDFVHCAPEITKLFESVARSCLAKSNVTQQLNMPVVDGEGQEVATIN from the exons ATGAACGTAGAGAGCCAACTGAAGACACCGCTAACGCACATTCGAAATCTGGTCAAGCACGTGAACAAGCGAAATTTTAATGAGAGCAGCGAGCAAATAACTCAG TTCGTTAAAGAGCACGGCCTGGAAGCGGATCGCAGCAGCCTGCGCCACCTGTTCTCCGTGATCAACTTCAGCGATCTCGTGCCATCAGTTACGGTCCAGCTGCAGGCGAAGCTCCTGGGCATCCAGTTGGAGCGTCAGCTTCACAGTTCATCGTTTGTGTCCAACATCTGCTACGCTTTTGACCAGTTCTTCGCCAGCAACCAGAAG TCCCTGAAGCCTGTTGCGGTAGCGGATCTCGTTGGCCAGGTCGCCCGACTGACCGGCATCAACAAGGTTTGTGAGTGCGTCTTTGCCTTGGCCTTGACCCACTCCTCGTACACAGAACTCAAACATTCTGCCAGAAACAACCTAAAAGGTAGCCTCAGCGATTTGATAGACTCTTACTTGGGTAATAAAGGAACCGGCCCGGCCGACAGCGGTCTCCGGGAGATCTCCTTCGATCTACTGCAGTATTTGTTGTGCTGCCTTAGCGAGTACGTACAACCGCAGGTGGAGGCACAGTTTTTGGTCAAGCTTCGGGAGGAGTTTCCGCGCCAGGCGGTACCGCTGGTTCTAGCGCCGTTCCTTTACGGCTCGACGACGGCGACGATTGCGGGAGCAGGTGCCAGCGAAACGGATGCGGAGGCCGAAGCGACGACTAACAGCAACAGCTCCAGTTTCGAAGCAGATGCTTTGAACGAGGTGGGAATCGAGGATATTTATGACCATTTAAGCGAGATAATATTCACCAACCAG ggcaaaaataatattatggaCACATCTTGGATTAATCTAATCCTTGAAATCGGTTATGAATTTACATCGAGCGTTGAAGAGTGTAAGAATCATTTGTGTTCCCGTGAGCGAGAACGCGCTGAGCTTCAGTCCAAAGATGTCGCCAAGATCGTGGGTCTTATGTGCCGAAGGCACTCGTCCCTGCTCGATTGTAATGTGAATCTACCGACGCCGGCGAACTTCTGGCCTGGTCAGGGACAGGgcggtggcagcaacagcagtggcTCTTCGCAGACACAAATCACTCCGCAGCAACAGACCCCGGGCAGCAGTAACAACAACGATGGCAGCGATGGCAATTCGTCCAGTGATAAGAAGGACAAGAAGGAGACGACGGAGGCCACGCAAACTTGGAAGCCAGATGTCTTTGTGCAGGCGCTCAAGGAGGTGGTGCCTCAGCTCAACTGGAAGGACGTGTGCATGG AACTTGATCATCCCGAGTTCGTGCTGAAGGATCGCATCGGTTTGGAGCTATTGCTCACCATCCTTCGGCTGGCCACTGGCTCTAACATATTTCCACATCCAGAATGCATTTACCGTCACTGGGCAAACACGGAAGGTCAGCTGTCGCTTATCGCGACAATGCTGAAGAACCCGGATCTCTTCTCCTTCGCCGACTTTGTATTTAGCCAGCCAGCGTTGGATGTGCTTAAGACGGCTCCGGATGCGGACAATAAGGAGATCTCGTCCTGGAAGTCGCTTCACCTGGTGGAGGTGCTGCTCTCCATTGCGGACAAGGGATACTATACGCAGGTCCATGAGCTATTCAAGTTCCCAGCGCAGAACTGTCCCGATGTGCTATTTTTGGCCTTATTGAACACCAGTCCGCCGATGACGCCACTGCGTCAGGATCTGTTTAACCAACTGATACCAACGTTCCTTGGCAACCATCCCAACTCGAACGTGATCTTGGCCAGCGCCTGGAGTTCGAACAACTTCCAACTTCGGTCCAATATCATGAATGCTATGTCCGAGTGGTATCTCCGAGGCAATGAGTTCGATCAGGTGAAACTGTCGCGCATCCTGGATCTTGCCCAGGATTTAAAAGCGCTATCAGCGCTGCTCAACGCTCGTTCATTTTTATTCATTATCGACCTGGCTTGCCTTGCCTCTCGGCGCGAGTACCTGAAGCTGGAAAAGTGGCTTACCGATAAAATTCGCGAACATGGAGAGCCTTTTATGCAGGCTATAATCAAGGTTCTGCACCGTCGCTGCCCGCAGGTTATCAACGCCAAAGTGCCAGAGGACCAGCTGCCTCCCAAGCAGGCGCAGCTCTTGCCCGAGACAGTTACCACCATGATCAACTGTCTGCAAACGTGCATCAATAACTGCATGCAGCCGGAGATGGTCGAAGTCATCATGCAAATGACCGCGAACGTGGCAATTATGGCTAACAAGGCACGTgcccaacaacagcagcagccaggatTGGTTCCGCCGCCTCCACCAACAATTCTGCGCGGCCATCGAGGTATGGATCTGCCTGGAGGCATAGTCCCTCCGCCACCGCAGCAACCGTTCTCCGGAAACCTCAACGCGCAGATGTTCGGACCAGGAATGGATCCTCTGACGAATATGTCCAACAACTTGGCCGGCCTCAACCTCAGCGGCCCGAACGGAGCATTTAATTTTGGCAACATGCTGA CCTCTCCATCACGTCTGATGACTCCGGGAGCCAATCCCTATCCGCTGAACCTCATGCAGATGCCGCAGGCTCCGCCACCACCCAACGTAGGAAACCTAGGCCGCATGCTGCCAGGGGGTCCACAACAGCAGACACCAACGCCGACTCCAACGGCCCCCAATCCAAACAACCCTGTGATGGCCGATCTCCAGATACCTGTGTCAAAGGAAGTTGAAGACGAGGTCAACTCATACTTTCAGCGCATCTACAACCACCAGCCGAATCCAACGCTGTCCATCGATGAAGTGCTGGACATTTTGCAACGATTTAAAGAGTCAAGTAACCGGCGCGAACAGGAAGTCTTTTTGTGCATGCTGCGCAATCTGTTCGAGGAATATCGCTTTTTCTGTCAATACCCAGAGAAAGAGCTCCAGATTACTGCGCAGCTATTTGGTGGCATTATAGATCGCAACCTGGTGCCCACTTTTGTTGCCCTGGGCCTTTCTCTGCGCTGTGTCTTGGATGCCCTCCGCAAGCCCGATGGATCTAAGCTTTACTATTTCGGTGTGACGGCACTGGACAGATTCAGAACTCGATTGCACACCTACAACAAATACTGCGAGCATATCCGCTCCATTCCTCACTTCTCTGACTTCCCGCCGCACCTTATTCAGTATGTGGAATACGGAATGCACGGCCAGGAGCCGCCGCCTCAGAAGTTGATTGGACTCAGCAATACTATTCCTTCGGCAATATCTAGCGGACCAGGAACGGAACCAATTTACAGGAATAGCTCCATGTTAG GTAATATGCCCGCTGCCACCCCGGGATCGGGACCGAAATCAAGCGCTGCTGTGTCGCATGCCACGAGAATGAAGTCCATCGCCAATGCCACCAATATCGACACACTTTTGGTGGCCAACCAGGAAGAGAAAGTGACTGTGCCACCCGAGCCTGTACAGGACAAAACTGCCTTTATTTTCAACAACTTGAGCCAGCTGAACATACCGCAGAAGTGCGATGAGATAAAGGAGATTATGACCAAGGAGTATTGGCCGTGGCTAGCGCAATATCTGGTCCTCAAACGCGCATCAATGGAGTTCAACTTCCACACACTCTATTACAACTTCTTGGATGCCCTTAAAAACGGCGAGATCAACCGATTCGTAACCAAAGAGACCCTACGCAACATCAAGGTACTCTTGCGCTCCGATAAGggagttattaatttctcCGATCGAAGTCTGCTGAAGAACCTCGGACACTGGTTGGGCATGATGACCTTAGGTCGCAATCGCCCCATCCTGCAGTTGGATCTGGATCTGAAATCCCTTTTGGCTGAGGCTTACCATAAGGGCCAGCAGGAACTGCTTTTTGTGGTTCCTTTCGTAGCCAAGATCCTTGAGTCATCCGCCAAGTCTCGCATCTTCCGATCGCCCAATCCATGGACAATGGGTATCATGTACGTGCTTGGTGAGCTTCACCAGGAGCCAGACCTCAAGCTGAACCTGAAGTTTGAAATCGAAGTACTCTGCAAAACACTTAATCtggagttggccaagttgcgACCAGTGATCTACCTGAAGGATCCCAATCGAACTCATTTGATTGAACAGATGTCgcaaccaaaaccgaaacaacTTGAGCCAGTGGCTTCTGCACCAGCTCTACCGCGTGAACAGCAATCCCCGGCACAacctccgccgccaccacaacagcagcaaccaccgcagcagcaggtaCCTCCACCGCCATCCTCTGCGGACGTGGACGCCCAAAATGCTGCCGCTATGATGATGGCAGCAGGCGGAGCTAATAGTACTCCTGGATCGGTATCTTCGCCCAATCTACCCACCGATTCCAACCAGGTGGCTCTACCGCCACCGGAGCCGCGCTATTCATACGTGGACGTAAACGTGAGCAATTTCCAGCTTATTGGTCAGCAGTTGGTACTGCCACCCAATACTCCGTTCCTGCACGCCAATCCCGGAATCAAACACATTGTGGTCAACGCCGTGGAGCGCACGATAACCGACTGGTTGCAGCCCATTGTGGACCGAAGCATCCGCATTGCCTGTGCCACTACCGAGCAGATCATCCGCAAGGACTTCGCCCTAGATGCCGACGAGAACCGAATGCGCACTGCCGCTCATCAGATGGTACGAAACCTTGCCGCCGGCATGGCCATGATTACCGGCAAGGATGAGATAGCGCGTGCTATTAGCCAGAATCTGCACAAGGCCTTGCTGTCGGGTCTAAATGGGATGCCCAGCATGGCTGAGATCCAAGCTGCTGCTATGCAGTTAGCCAGCGAAAATGTTGAGCTAGtttgcgctttcattcagaaAACATCTGCTGAAAAGGCAGCCGCAGAGATTGATAGGCGTCTAAGCACCGATTTCGAGACCAGGAAAATTGCTCGTGAAGAGGGAAACCGTTTTGTGGACGCCCAGATCCTCACCTATCAACAGGAGCGTCTTCCAGAAGCAGTGCGCATCAAGGTGGGCGCGGCTCCAGCTACACTTTATGCTGTGTACTCGGAGTTCGCTAGAAGCATACCTGGCTTCCAGCAGATGAGCGATCGCGATATTGCCCTGTTTGTGCCCAAGCCGACGGATTTGTCTCAGCCAAATGTGTTTGCTAATGATGATAGCAGCATGGTATACGGGGAACTGGCAAGCAAAATGGAGACCTTCATGAACACGGCAATCGGAGTGCCGACACTCCAGATCCAGGCTAGCAAGATGCACATGCTCCTCAACGCTCTGATGGCGACGCGTCGACTGCGTGACCAAGAGTCTGCCTTTAATCTGCTGACCCGCGCGGTCGAGGGCTTGACCGAAGGATTGGTCAATATGCATGAAAACATGGAGCAAATGAAGATGTACCAAAACATCCATCTCCGTATCCTTGGCTTGCTAAACAACAGTTTCGGTGCTCCAAACACAGAGCGAGCGGTAACAAAGTGTTTCTTCGATATCCGAGAGGAGGTGCGATACAACGTGGAGGCAGCTCGCGCTTTGATTACGTCGCACTTTGTCAATCTGAATCAGTTTGACGGAATGCTACGCGACTGCATGGACAACGGAAACAATTATGTGGCCATATCGTTCGGTATCGCACTGCTGGAGCGCCTCATCATGGACGATCGAGTGATTAACATTGTTTCGGACAACGAATTCATGGCAACTGTTGAGCTGCTAGGTAGGCTCACTCAGCATCGCCATCGGTATCCAGAATGCATTGTGAATGCTATTGATACGCTGTGGAGCGGAAACTTTAACACGAGCAGCGACTACAGCCCGTTCAACGGCAATGATCGTTATCTGTCGGGAGCCTCCCATTACATCCACTCCGGCATGCATCACGTAAGG TCATGCGATACAGATGATCCGCCGGGCTTACAAGAGAAGACGGAGTTTCTGCTTAAGGATTGGGTTGCACTGTACACGCAACAGAACCAGCAGTCTACGCGCGATGCACGCAACTTCGGTGCATTTGTCCAGAAGATGAACACATATGGAATCCTGAAAACGGACGACTTGATCACCCGTTTTTTCCGCCAGGCCACACACATTTGCACGGATGTGGTGTACAGAATGTTCGCCGAGCCGAGTTTACCAATCAACCAGGCCAAGAACAAGATATTCCAGTGGATCGATGCGTTCGTCCATCTGATCGCAATGCTCGTGCGACACTCAGGCGAAGCAGGAAATCCAACCACCAAGATCAACCTGTTAAACAAGGTGCTGGGCATTGTGCTGGGAACACTGATTAAGGACCATGAGATGCGTGGCGTGAGCTTCCAGCAGGTTGGCTATCATCGCTTCTTCATGATGCTGTTCATGGAGCTGTGCACAGCCGATGTGATTCTCGAGTCCCTGATGCACAGTATTGTGTCGGCCTTCGCCTACACATATCACTTATTGAATCCCAGCGTGGCTCCGGGCTTCTGCTTTGCTTGGTTGGAGCTCATTTCGCATCGCGTCTTCCTCGGCCGCATCCTGGTCCAAATTCCCGGGCAAAAGGGCTGGCCGCTTTACGCTCAACTGCTGCAGGACCTCTTTAAATATCTTGCGCCCTTCTTACGCAACACTGAGCTCGGCAAACCAGTCCAACTTTTGTATAAGGGGACGCTACGTGTTCTACTCGTTCTGCTTCACGACTTCCCGGAGTTCTTGTGCGACTATCATTTTGGGTTCTGTGACACCATCCCGCCCAACTGCGTCCAGATGCGTAACATCATCCTGTCGGCGTTTCCGCGCAATATGCGCTTGCCCGATCCCTTCACACCCAACCTAAAGGTGGACATGCTGTCGGACAGTAGTAACGCACCTAAGGTGCTCAGCAGCTACATTATGAACATCCAGCCGCCGAACTTCAAGAAGGATTTGGACTCGTACCTCAAGGCCCGGGCGCCAGTTACTTTTCTATCGGAGTTACGTGGTCACTTGCAGGTGACCAGCGAGCCAGGAACGCGTTACAACATGGCACTGATGAATGCTCTGGTCATGTATGTGGGAACTCAGGCGATTGCTTTGATCAG aaacaaaaactttgtGCCCAACACCTCGAACATAGCACACAGCGCCCACATGGATATCTTCCAGAATCTTGCTGTTGATTTGGATACGGAGGGTCGCTATCTGTTCTTGAATGCGATTGCGAACCAGTTGCGCTATCCCAACAGCCACACGCACTACTTCAGCTGTGCGGTGCTGCATCTGTTTGCCGAGGCCAACTCGGAGGCAATTCAGGAGCAGATCACTCGCGTACTTCTGGAACGATTGATTGTGAACCGCCCGCATCCTTGGGGACTGTTGATCACTTTTATTGAGCTGATCAAAAATCCCATCTACAAGTTCTGGGACCATGACTTTGTGCACTGTGCGCCAGAGATCACCAA GCTCTTTGAATCGGTGGCCCGTTCCTGTCTGGCCAAGTCGAACGTCACCCAGCAGTTGAACATGCCCGTCGTCGATGGCGAGGGCCAGGAGGTAGCCACCATCAACTGA